One stretch of Solirubrobacterales bacterium DNA includes these proteins:
- a CDS encoding DUF1015 domain-containing protein — MAEVRPLQALHYNLSAIPSLADVTAPPYDVVDARLRAQLLARSPLNVVEIDLPQAPAGGDPYEHAAETLEAWTLQGVLAADREPAIWALTQDYRGPDGSPRTRHGFLARVRVTEYGSGLVRPHERTQPGPKEDRLRLTEATRHNMSPIFALHPGDSWRHIEPRLGANPWGEVTDPDGTVHRIWRLADSSVHDALAAELADAELLIADGHHRYETARTYAHQIGGEGAHRYTLVCLVSLQDPGLTVFGTHRLLRDLDAGAQERLAEGIRAHFELEEVDADNLDPAGTDGVGIFGYIDTGMKRALRLRLGDVAAVDEALAGCSQAYRRLDSVILEELILKRTLGLSDTDIAAKRGLGYATDPVEVRRVLDEGTYQAAFLLRPTPVEQVREIAAHGETMPPKSTYFFPKILTGVVFNPLS, encoded by the coding sequence ATGGCGGAGGTCCGGCCACTTCAGGCGCTTCACTACAACCTCAGCGCGATCCCCTCGCTTGCGGACGTCACCGCCCCGCCGTACGACGTCGTCGACGCGAGGCTGCGGGCCCAGCTCCTCGCCCGATCGCCCCTGAACGTGGTCGAGATCGATCTGCCTCAAGCGCCGGCCGGCGGAGACCCCTACGAGCACGCCGCCGAGACCCTCGAGGCATGGACCCTCCAGGGGGTGCTCGCGGCCGACCGCGAGCCGGCGATCTGGGCGCTTACCCAGGACTACCGAGGGCCCGATGGCAGCCCGCGCACGCGGCACGGTTTCCTCGCCCGCGTGCGCGTGACCGAGTATGGCTCCGGCCTCGTCCGCCCCCATGAGCGCACCCAACCCGGCCCCAAGGAGGACCGGTTGCGGCTGACGGAAGCCACTCGCCACAACATGTCCCCCATCTTTGCCCTTCATCCCGGGGACTCCTGGCGACACATCGAACCCCGCCTGGGCGCCAACCCGTGGGGTGAGGTCACGGATCCGGACGGCACCGTGCATCGCATCTGGCGCCTTGCCGACTCCTCGGTTCACGACGCCCTCGCAGCGGAGCTTGCCGACGCCGAGCTTCTGATCGCCGACGGGCACCACCGCTACGAGACCGCTCGCACCTATGCCCACCAGATCGGCGGCGAGGGCGCGCACCGCTACACGCTCGTGTGCCTGGTCTCGCTCCAGGACCCCGGCCTGACCGTCTTCGGCACGCATCGCCTGCTTCGCGACCTCGACGCCGGCGCACAGGAGCGGCTGGCGGAGGGCATCCGCGCGCACTTCGAGCTCGAGGAGGTGGACGCGGACAACCTCGATCCCGCCGGCACCGATGGGGTCGGCATCTTCGGCTACATCGACACCGGCATGAAGCGCGCCCTTCGCCTTCGGCTCGGGGACGTCGCGGCGGTCGACGAGGCGCTCGCCGGCTGCTCGCAGGCGTACCGGCGTCTGGACTCGGTGATCCTCGAGGAGCTGATCCTCAAGCGCACTCTTGGGCTCTCGGACACGGACATCGCCGCCAAGCGGGGGCTCGGCTACGCGACCGACCCCGTCGAGGTGCGACGCGTGCTCGACGAGGGCACCTATCAGGCCGCCTTCCTGCTTCGCCCCACGCCGGTCGAGCAGGTGCGAGAGATCGCGGCACACGGCGAGACCATGCCCCCCAAGTCCACTTACTTCTTCCCGAAGATTCTGACCGGAGTGGTGTTCAATCCACTGAGCTGA
- a CDS encoding nuclear transport factor 2 family protein, protein MSEENVEFLRPGFEALNARDLGRHYDVFDPEVEWQTSAEDPDAATHRGLQAYKRYLEQWLESFDGLHVDVEEYIDVGDDRVFTWCRYTGRGRASGAPADWYLAIIFTIRDGKVVRGEEYFDRDEALEAAGLRE, encoded by the coding sequence ATGTCGGAGGAGAACGTAGAGTTCCTGCGGCCCGGTTTCGAAGCACTCAACGCCCGTGATCTCGGCAGGCACTACGACGTCTTTGATCCAGAGGTCGAATGGCAGACGTCGGCGGAAGACCCCGACGCCGCAACCCATCGAGGACTGCAGGCGTACAAGCGCTACCTGGAGCAGTGGCTGGAGAGCTTTGATGGGCTGCACGTCGATGTCGAGGAATACATCGACGTTGGCGACGACCGCGTCTTTACGTGGTGTCGCTACACGGGACGGGGCCGGGCAAGCGGCGCACCGGCCGACTGGTACCTGGCGATCATCTTCACCATCCGCGACGGCAAGGTTGTGCGAGGCGAGGAGTACTTCGACCGCGACGAGGCCCTCGAAGCCGCCGGGCTGCGGGAGTAG
- a CDS encoding nuclear transport factor 2 family protein — MPQENVEAVRAIFEPTARGDFSRWFDKVTDDFVFVTSPDIPDAGTYQGEAGRAWVTAWVESFEGHTIEASDFIDGGDKVFFEIFQRGRSRGSEVPVEGRWWVVMTFRGGAVARIEVFDKRDLALEAAGLSE; from the coding sequence ATGCCGCAGGAGAACGTGGAAGCGGTGCGGGCGATCTTCGAGCCGACTGCCCGCGGAGATTTCAGCCGCTGGTTTGACAAAGTCACCGACGACTTCGTGTTCGTCACCAGCCCCGACATACCCGATGCGGGTACATACCAGGGGGAGGCGGGGCGTGCCTGGGTCACGGCATGGGTGGAGTCCTTCGAGGGGCACACGATTGAGGCCAGCGACTTCATCGATGGCGGCGACAAAGTCTTCTTCGAAATCTTCCAACGAGGCCGTTCGCGCGGAAGTGAGGTCCCGGTGGAAGGCCGCTGGTGGGTGGTAATGACGTTCCGGGGAGGAGCAGTTGCCCGAATTGAGGTCTTCGACAAACGCGACCTGGCCCTCGAAGCCGCCGGGCTCTCGGAGTAG
- a CDS encoding nuclear transport factor 2 family protein, with protein sequence MSQENVEAVQRAFAEFEKGTFWVPEFFDPSVRIEWLDAVGTESETVGLQAMSDFMKNWLEVHDNLTLTAERIIDAGDQVVVFATWGGRGKASGVPTEWRHGQVWTMRDGKATGVMSYRDPAEALEAAGVSE encoded by the coding sequence ATGTCGCAGGAGAACGTCGAGGCTGTGCAACGCGCCTTCGCCGAGTTCGAGAAAGGCACCTTCTGGGTGCCTGAGTTCTTCGATCCGAGCGTTCGGATCGAGTGGCTCGATGCCGTGGGAACAGAATCCGAGACCGTTGGGCTTCAAGCGATGTCCGACTTCATGAAGAACTGGCTCGAGGTCCATGACAACTTGACCCTCACCGCCGAGCGGATCATCGACGCCGGAGACCAGGTGGTCGTGTTCGCCACATGGGGTGGGCGCGGCAAGGCTTCTGGGGTCCCGACCGAATGGCGCCACGGGCAGGTGTGGACGATGCGCGACGGGAAAGCAACCGGCGTAATGTCGTACCGGGATCCCGCCGAGGCCCTCGAAGCCGCCGGGGTTTCGGAGTAG
- a CDS encoding LLM class flavin-dependent oxidoreductase, with protein MEFGEEGQSLARLQATVDAARDCGYAAISVNDHFVFSTPWLDGPTALAAVLERSGQMTLATTISLAALRGPVPLAKTLAALDLLSGGRLIAGVGPGSSERDYEAVGIPFEDRWKRFEEAVAILRALLGREPAPKQTRFYSLPDTELEPSPVHDGGIPVWIGSWGSAAGLRRVARLADGWLASAYNTTPEQFAAGRDRLTPELARRGRERDGFPNALVTMWAWVTDDPAERDRVLNDVLAPLLKRDPEELANQLCVGSSERCAELLSRYAAAGCQRVYLWPLGDEARQLELIATEVAPRIAP; from the coding sequence ATGGAGTTCGGAGAAGAGGGGCAGTCCCTCGCGCGTCTCCAGGCGACCGTCGATGCAGCGCGTGACTGCGGGTACGCAGCGATCTCCGTCAACGACCACTTCGTGTTCTCCACCCCCTGGCTCGACGGGCCGACGGCCCTTGCCGCCGTACTGGAGCGTTCCGGCCAGATGACACTGGCCACCACGATCTCCCTGGCCGCCTTGCGCGGGCCCGTGCCGCTGGCCAAGACGCTCGCCGCCCTCGACCTCCTGTCCGGCGGAAGACTCATCGCCGGCGTTGGCCCTGGGTCCTCCGAGCGCGATTACGAAGCCGTCGGAATCCCGTTCGAGGACAGATGGAAGAGGTTCGAGGAGGCGGTTGCGATCCTCCGCGCACTTCTGGGCCGGGAACCGGCCCCGAAGCAGACCCGCTTCTACTCCCTCCCGGACACGGAGCTGGAGCCGTCGCCCGTGCACGACGGCGGCATCCCGGTCTGGATCGGAAGCTGGGGCTCGGCGGCGGGGCTCCGCCGGGTGGCCCGGCTGGCCGACGGCTGGCTCGCCTCGGCGTACAACACCACCCCCGAGCAGTTCGCAGCGGGGCGCGATCGTCTCACGCCCGAGCTTGCCCGGCGCGGTCGCGAGCGCGACGGGTTTCCGAACGCGCTGGTCACGATGTGGGCCTGGGTCACCGACGATCCCGCCGAACGCGACCGCGTTCTCAACGACGTCCTCGCCCCGTTGCTGAAGCGTGACCCGGAGGAGTTGGCCAACCAGCTGTGCGTTGGCTCATCCGAGCGCTGCGCCGAGCTGCTCTCGCGCTATGCGGCGGCAGGCTGCCAACGCGTCTACCTGTGGCCTCTGGGTGACGAGGCGCGGCAGCTCGAGCTGATCGCCACCGAAGTGGCGCCCCGCATCGCGCCGTGA
- a CDS encoding VOC family protein, whose protein sequence is MPERDGYIPGVPCWVDTSQPDPEAAVGFYTDLFGWQFEDVMPPGSEGKYFIGRLRGRDVAAVGSIPEAAPPMAMWNTYIWVESADETASKVRDAGGNVVMEPFDVMDAGRMAVFTDPEGAAFCVWQASQHKGAQVVNEHGSVNFNGLNTRDVEGARAFYGAVFGWTTLALGGGAEMWTLPGYGDYLERDNPGLRKQVEEVGGPKGFEDVVATINAIPDDQPDTPPHWSVTFGVDDADAIALKATELGGKATVPPFDAPWVRMTVLNDPQGATFIASKFVAENKDLAG, encoded by the coding sequence ATGCCCGAGCGAGACGGATACATCCCCGGCGTCCCCTGTTGGGTGGACACCAGCCAGCCCGACCCAGAGGCCGCGGTGGGCTTCTACACGGACCTCTTCGGCTGGCAGTTCGAGGACGTGATGCCGCCGGGGTCGGAGGGCAAGTACTTCATCGGCCGGCTACGCGGCCGCGACGTGGCGGCGGTCGGGTCGATTCCCGAGGCCGCCCCGCCGATGGCGATGTGGAACACGTACATCTGGGTCGAGAGCGCGGACGAGACGGCGTCCAAGGTCCGCGACGCCGGCGGGAACGTTGTGATGGAGCCCTTCGACGTCATGGACGCCGGCCGCATGGCTGTCTTCACCGACCCGGAGGGAGCGGCGTTCTGCGTCTGGCAGGCGAGCCAGCACAAGGGCGCTCAGGTCGTCAACGAGCACGGCTCGGTGAACTTCAACGGCCTCAACACCCGCGACGTCGAGGGAGCGAGGGCCTTCTACGGCGCGGTGTTCGGCTGGACCACGCTGGCCCTTGGAGGCGGCGCCGAGATGTGGACGCTGCCGGGCTATGGCGACTACCTCGAGCGCGACAATCCGGGCCTCCGCAAGCAGGTGGAGGAGGTTGGCGGCCCGAAGGGGTTCGAGGACGTAGTCGCCACCATCAACGCGATCCCGGACGACCAGCCCGATACTCCTCCACACTGGAGCGTCACCTTCGGGGTCGACGACGCGGACGCCATCGCCTTGAAGGCGACCGAGCTGGGCGGCAAGGCAACCGTGCCGCCCTTCGACGCTCCCTGGGTCCGGATGACGGTCCTCAACGATCCGCAGGGGGCGACCTTCATCGCCAGCAAGTTCGTGGCGGAGAACAAAGACCTCGCCGGATAG
- a CDS encoding S8 family serine peptidase, with amino-acid sequence MGARRRRIAALGGVLIALALPCAALAAFPGTDPTESPRLNTPNDPGFDPCEGDNQPAPTCDSYFEEQFGSFGFRPDSAQSAPGVPTQYVNCTQLDQQGRDANVDAGDPQCSQISGVRADTAWKYSAGVPAVSVAILDTGIRWQDAELANKVRLNKGELPLPQHANATNCASYDCNGDGAFNVADYADDPRVSESAGDDTSDTGSNADSILDASDLIATFSQGTDADANGYVDDIAGWDFFDDDNDPYDASSCCSANGHGSGRAKEALAQTDNGQGETGMCPKCQLMPLRIWDSFVPPTDNWALAVTYAADNGASVAEGAIGGLTNTRFARSTVQYADSKGMALMLVSSDINSANHNYPTNYNEPIYVAGSFPDTAPNNTCTGPGGLPGVGDVFPDPPDEFEDGCQQLLNSLGGIGVTPTAQPLTTSFFRNSNLTQYGGKADIVLMGTTGSENTGQAAGVAGLLESYARSTFAGGPFPAGLGGNETRQLLTMTAEDVLPANTGAIGPPDKANAGWDPHFGYGRVDLAAAMARIQLKAGQPIPGGWPCGTRRTCIPPEAQIDAPDWFSPIDVARVSASGLPIRGRAAAPHAGEVGSWSVQYACGQDAKDSSFQNIPGANGTGPVNGVLGTLSKSLLTSLADNCQGEVANDAGRPAGAASDGAWPVDPYPNPDPERHAFQIRLTVHEADHPANIGRYRKTLFAYRDDGNLAGWPAPLGPGASAAAHVTGSGGETSPRLYDLDGDNKLDVLLPTSSGELYALHFDGTPVQSFNGGKPVRTDPIRLIQNHPVDSSLPTPRESLRVPTIADIHRDRDAEIVATAGEHVYAWKLNGARVPGFPVGVNPAFSDPCKPGAPHPCFNASDRQLTTTNHLKRGFIGSPALADLNGDQHDDIVAAALDQHLYAWDGRGHQMPGFPVKLSTPGAPGAEIIASPAIAQLDGQGRPEVVVATNEVVPGTPQSPGSIFDIFNAFIGSATGTNPVYAVHGDGSMVDGWPVQVGVLSGDLLPLVIPGNDAAVMDVDGDGNDEVSVSAATSFSGQGPKLVDGDGSTIRTFEGAAANCPDQGVVINLADYPSIGDLSGDGTPDVLKGGLTLNGVANLLAVNQNLPFCHVEQAWNPATGAALPGYPRATDDFQLLSQASIARVAGNGPQRQALVGTGMYQVHAYGPTGLEAPGWPKFTGGWIESTPAVGDANGDGNLDVAALTREGWSFLWRTAVPACGNSNNEWWTFHHDERNTANYRVDARPPGSPANLAARRNANGSVTVSWKQPGDDWLCGNPARYLMIASNTPIDDPYDGRVVVDAAAPAGGSGQAVSRTLTSSQVGTAQYVAVIYRDEVKNWGLLRSARISASAP; translated from the coding sequence ATGGGGGCCCGAAGGAGGAGGATCGCGGCTCTGGGAGGTGTGCTGATTGCGCTCGCGTTGCCGTGCGCGGCGCTGGCGGCCTTTCCCGGCACTGATCCCACCGAGAGCCCGCGGCTGAACACCCCGAACGATCCCGGCTTCGACCCCTGCGAAGGCGATAACCAACCAGCCCCAACCTGCGACAGCTATTTCGAGGAGCAGTTCGGCTCGTTCGGCTTCCGCCCCGACTCGGCGCAGAGCGCGCCGGGGGTCCCGACCCAGTACGTCAACTGCACACAGCTCGACCAGCAGGGCCGTGACGCCAACGTCGACGCCGGGGACCCGCAGTGCTCGCAGATCTCCGGGGTTCGGGCGGATACTGCCTGGAAGTACTCGGCCGGAGTCCCGGCGGTGTCGGTCGCGATCCTCGACACCGGGATTCGCTGGCAGGACGCGGAGCTCGCGAACAAGGTCCGTCTCAACAAGGGCGAGTTGCCGCTGCCCCAGCACGCGAACGCGACGAACTGCGCGAGCTATGACTGCAATGGCGACGGCGCCTTCAACGTCGCGGACTACGCCGACGACCCGCGCGTGTCGGAGAGCGCCGGCGACGACACCTCGGACACGGGGTCGAACGCCGATTCGATCCTCGATGCCTCCGACCTGATCGCCACCTTCTCGCAGGGAACCGACGCCGACGCCAACGGCTACGTCGACGACATCGCGGGCTGGGACTTCTTCGACGACGACAACGATCCCTACGACGCTTCGAGCTGCTGCAGCGCCAACGGCCACGGGAGCGGGCGCGCCAAGGAGGCCCTGGCCCAGACCGACAACGGACAGGGCGAGACGGGGATGTGCCCGAAGTGCCAGCTCATGCCGCTGCGGATCTGGGACTCATTCGTGCCGCCAACGGACAACTGGGCGCTTGCCGTCACCTACGCGGCCGACAACGGCGCGAGCGTGGCGGAGGGCGCGATCGGCGGGCTGACCAACACGCGGTTCGCCCGCAGCACAGTGCAGTACGCGGACAGCAAGGGCATGGCGCTGATGCTGGTCTCCAGCGACATCAACAGCGCCAACCACAACTACCCCACCAACTACAACGAGCCGATCTACGTCGCCGGCTCGTTCCCGGATACCGCGCCCAACAACACCTGCACCGGACCGGGCGGGTTGCCCGGCGTCGGGGACGTTTTCCCCGACCCACCGGACGAATTCGAGGACGGCTGCCAGCAGCTCCTCAACAGCTTGGGCGGCATCGGCGTCACCCCGACGGCGCAGCCCCTGACCACGAGCTTCTTCCGCAACTCGAACCTGACCCAGTATGGAGGCAAGGCCGACATCGTCCTGATGGGCACCACAGGCTCCGAGAACACTGGCCAGGCGGCGGGGGTGGCGGGGCTGCTGGAGTCGTACGCTCGCTCCACCTTCGCGGGCGGCCCGTTCCCTGCTGGGCTGGGTGGCAACGAGACTCGTCAGCTCCTGACCATGACCGCCGAAGACGTGCTGCCCGCAAACACCGGGGCAATCGGACCGCCGGACAAGGCGAACGCGGGCTGGGACCCCCACTTCGGGTACGGCAGGGTCGACCTGGCCGCGGCGATGGCCCGGATCCAGTTGAAGGCCGGGCAGCCAATCCCGGGGGGATGGCCCTGCGGGACCCGGCGCACGTGCATCCCGCCGGAGGCGCAGATCGACGCCCCGGACTGGTTCTCGCCCATCGACGTCGCCCGGGTCTCGGCGTCCGGCCTTCCGATCCGAGGCCGCGCAGCCGCCCCGCATGCCGGGGAGGTGGGAAGCTGGAGCGTCCAGTACGCGTGCGGACAGGACGCCAAGGACTCGAGCTTCCAGAACATCCCGGGAGCGAACGGAACGGGCCCCGTGAACGGAGTCCTGGGCACGCTCTCGAAGTCACTGCTCACAAGCCTTGCCGACAACTGCCAGGGTGAGGTGGCGAACGACGCGGGGCGCCCCGCCGGCGCAGCCTCGGACGGCGCCTGGCCCGTCGACCCCTACCCGAATCCCGATCCTGAGCGACACGCCTTCCAGATCCGTCTGACCGTGCATGAGGCCGATCACCCCGCCAATATCGGGCGTTACCGAAAAACGCTCTTCGCCTACCGCGACGATGGAAATCTCGCCGGCTGGCCTGCGCCGCTCGGCCCCGGAGCCTCCGCCGCGGCGCACGTGACCGGATCGGGCGGTGAGACCTCGCCCCGCCTCTACGACCTGGACGGCGACAACAAGCTCGACGTCCTGCTTCCCACCTCGAGCGGCGAGCTCTACGCCCTGCACTTCGACGGGACCCCCGTACAGAGCTTCAACGGCGGAAAGCCGGTGAGAACCGACCCGATCAGGCTGATCCAGAACCATCCGGTCGATTCCTCGCTGCCCACCCCGCGCGAATCGCTTCGCGTTCCCACGATCGCCGACATCCATCGCGATCGTGACGCTGAGATCGTCGCGACCGCGGGAGAGCACGTCTACGCCTGGAAGCTGAACGGCGCGCGCGTGCCGGGCTTCCCCGTGGGCGTCAACCCCGCGTTCTCGGATCCGTGCAAGCCCGGCGCTCCCCATCCGTGCTTCAACGCCTCCGACCGCCAGCTGACCACCACCAATCACCTCAAGCGCGGCTTCATCGGCTCGCCGGCGCTCGCCGACCTCAACGGTGACCAGCACGACGACATAGTCGCTGCAGCCCTCGATCAGCACCTCTATGCCTGGGACGGGCGCGGGCACCAGATGCCCGGATTCCCGGTCAAGCTCTCCACCCCCGGCGCGCCCGGCGCGGAGATCATCGCCTCCCCGGCCATCGCCCAGCTCGACGGGCAGGGCCGACCCGAGGTGGTCGTGGCCACGAATGAGGTCGTGCCCGGCACTCCGCAGTCGCCGGGGAGCATCTTCGACATCTTCAACGCCTTCATCGGCTCGGCCACGGGCACCAACCCCGTCTATGCGGTGCACGGCGACGGGAGCATGGTCGACGGCTGGCCGGTCCAGGTCGGGGTCCTGTCCGGCGACCTGTTGCCGCTCGTCATCCCGGGGAACGACGCCGCGGTCATGGACGTTGACGGCGACGGCAACGACGAGGTCTCGGTCTCTGCGGCGACCTCCTTTTCCGGCCAGGGGCCAAAGCTCGTGGACGGCGATGGCTCGACGATCCGCACTTTCGAAGGTGCAGCCGCGAACTGCCCGGACCAGGGCGTCGTGATCAACCTCGCCGACTACCCGTCCATAGGCGACCTCTCCGGCGATGGCACGCCAGATGTCCTCAAGGGTGGGCTGACCCTGAACGGCGTCGCAAACCTCCTTGCCGTGAATCAGAACCTCCCCTTCTGCCACGTGGAGCAGGCGTGGAATCCGGCCACGGGGGCCGCCCTTCCCGGCTACCCGCGGGCCACCGACGACTTCCAGCTCCTCTCGCAGGCCTCGATAGCCCGCGTGGCCGGAAACGGACCGCAGCGCCAGGCTCTGGTGGGCACCGGCATGTACCAGGTTCACGCCTACGGTCCCACCGGGCTGGAGGCGCCTGGCTGGCCGAAGTTCACCGGCGGATGGATCGAGTCGACGCCGGCGGTGGGCGACGCGAACGGCGACGGGAACCTCGATGTCGCGGCGCTGACCCGCGAGGGCTGGTCATTCCTGTGGAGAACCGCAGTCCCGGCCTGTGGGAACTCCAATAACGAGTGGTGGACCTTCCACCACGACGAGCGCAACACCGCCAACTATCGCGTCGACGCGCGCCCACCGGGCTCCCCTGCAAACCTCGCGGCGCGGCGCAACGCGAATGGGTCCGTGACCGTGAGCTGGAAGCAGCCCGGCGACGACTGGCTCTGCGGGAACCCGGCCCGCTACCTGATGATCGCCTCGAACACCCCGATCGACGACCCGTATGACGGGAGGGTGGTCGTCGATGCCGCTGCCCCCGCTGGCGGCTCCGGGCAAGCGGTCTCGAGGACGCTCACCTCGTCACAGGTCGGAACGGCCCAATACGTCGCGGTCATCTATCGGGACGAGGTCAAGAACTGGGGGCTCTTGAGGAGCGCGCGAATCTCAGCCTCCGCTCCATGA